A single region of the Candidatus Parcubacteria bacterium genome encodes:
- a CDS encoding site-2 protease family protein, whose translation MQDPLFFAFSIAILIFSVIAHELAHGYAADSLGDPTPRLAGRLSINPLVHIDLFGSILLPTASFLLGGVIFGWAKPVPYNPYNLKSRAGEAFVASAGILTNLALALFFGLLLRFFGDALSAPTVALATSVVFINCILAIFNSIPLPPLDGSKVLFSFLPFHLLEKTRALEAWGLPALLFVVFFLWPFLSPLVTSLSRLIIGA comes from the coding sequence ATGCAAGACCCGCTCTTCTTCGCTTTTTCCATCGCCATCCTCATATTTTCGGTAATTGCTCATGAATTAGCCCATGGTTATGCGGCTGATTCCCTGGGGGACCCGACCCCGCGGCTCGCTGGCCGCCTGTCTATTAACCCCTTGGTCCATATCGACCTCTTCGGATCCATCCTTCTGCCGACAGCCTCCTTTCTCCTTGGCGGAGTCATCTTTGGCTGGGCCAAGCCTGTACCGTACAATCCGTATAACCTGAAAAGTAGGGCGGGGGAGGCTTTTGTAGCTTCTGCGGGTATCCTCACCAATCTGGCCCTGGCTTTGTTCTTCGGGCTCCTGCTGCGTTTCTTCGGGGACGCTCTTTCGGCTCCAACCGTTGCCCTTGCCACCTCGGTGGTCTTTATTAACTGCATCTTGGCTATATTCAACAGTATTCCGCTGCCGCCGCTCGACGGTTCAAAGGTATTGTTCTCTTTTTTGCCTTTTCATCTCCTCGAAAAGACCCGTGCCCTTGAAGCGTGGGGACTCCCTGCCCTTCTTTTTGTTGTTTTCTTCCTCTGGCCGTTCCTTTCTCCCTTGGTAACGTCGCTTTCCAGGCTGATCATCGGCGCATAA
- the rpmB gene encoding 50S ribosomal protein L28 — protein MAKICIITGKGPLNGGGYSNRTRATQFNPTGKRMRQVNLQKKRIFIPELDKTMVLVVSTQGLKTIAKKGAYKALKDAGVIK, from the coding sequence ATGGCAAAAATCTGCATCATCACTGGAAAAGGACCTCTCAACGGCGGCGGCTACTCCAACCGCACGCGTGCTACTCAGTTCAACCCTACCGGGAAGCGCATGCGCCAGGTGAACCTCCAGAAGAAGCGCATTTTCATCCCTGAGCTCGACAAGACCATGGTCCTCGTCGTCTCTACCCAGGGTCTCAAGACCATCGCTAAGAAAGGCGCTTACAAGGCCCTCAAGGACGCAGGGGTGATTAAGTAG